In one window of Brenneria goodwinii DNA:
- the xerC gene encoding tyrosine recombinase XerC yields the protein MSQSASPLQPQVDAFLRYLKVERQLSPLTQTSYARQLTAVIAIVSSAGVDGWRSLDAAGVRAVVSRSKRDGLHASSLALRLSALRSFLDWMVSRGELGANPAKGVSTPRVGRHLPKNMDVDEIDRLLDIDLDDPLAVRDRAMLEVMYGAGLRLAELVGMDCRHVDLASGEVWVMGKGSKERRLPMGKTAVAWLERWLALRELFGPQDDAIFISNQGRRISMRNVQKRFAQWGVKQGINSHVHPHKLRHSFATHMLESSGDLRAVQELLGHANLSTTQIYTHLDFQHLASVYDAAHPRAKRGKN from the coding sequence ATGAGCCAATCCGCTTCGCCGCTACAGCCGCAGGTCGATGCGTTCCTGCGCTATCTGAAGGTTGAGCGCCAACTGAGTCCGTTGACGCAAACCAGCTATGCCCGTCAGCTTACGGCGGTGATCGCCATTGTTTCGTCAGCGGGCGTGGATGGCTGGCGCAGCCTGGATGCGGCTGGCGTACGCGCCGTGGTGTCCCGCAGCAAACGGGATGGTCTGCACGCTTCCAGCCTGGCGCTGCGGTTGTCCGCCTTGCGGAGTTTCCTCGATTGGATGGTCTCGCGCGGCGAACTGGGCGCAAATCCCGCCAAGGGGGTATCGACGCCGCGAGTGGGCCGTCATCTGCCGAAAAATATGGATGTGGATGAGATAGACCGTCTTTTGGATATCGATCTCGACGATCCGCTGGCGGTGCGCGATCGCGCCATGCTGGAAGTCATGTATGGCGCGGGTTTGCGTTTGGCGGAACTGGTGGGCATGGACTGCCGGCATGTCGATCTGGCCAGCGGTGAAGTCTGGGTGATGGGGAAAGGCAGCAAAGAGCGCAGACTGCCGATGGGGAAAACCGCGGTTGCCTGGCTTGAGCGCTGGCTGGCGTTGCGTGAACTGTTCGGTCCGCAGGATGACGCCATTTTTATTTCCAATCAGGGCCGGCGGATTTCCATGCGCAATGTGCAGAAACGTTTTGCGCAGTGGGGCGTGAAGCAAGGGATCAACAGCCATGTTCACCCGCATAAGCTGCGCCACTCTTTCGCCACGCATATGCTGGAATCCAGCGGGGATTTACGCGCGGTGCAAGAGTTACTCGGCCATGCCAACCTGTCCACGACGCAGATATATACTCACCTGGATTTTCAACATTTAGCTTCCGTGTATGACGCCGCGCATCCACGTGCAAAACGGGGAAAAAACTGA